ATAATGCTCTATAACACCTGTTGGCGCATTGTAATATTTTTCAATTTTAATTTTACCACCCAGCTGATTATTCACCAATACCAAAGTACTGTTGATACCTTCGTGCACATCGGCAAATTTTGTTTCAAACTCATCGGAACGAGAAAATACTTTTAAGCCTTTTACTATTTCGGCCGTTCTGCTTGCGCCCTCTCCTATTCCTTTCAGTAAAAAGTCAATCTCGGTTTTCAAATAATCGTACTCCACATTTGCCTTCAACTTATTAATTGATTTTACCTTCTCTTCCTGTGTTATCTCTGATTTGACCACTCCTTCTACATTGTCCATTAACTCCACCAACATTTTTACATCGCGTTTCAACGGATTGATGTTTGACGAAACAAAATTAATAGGGTTGTTTATTTCATGCGCTATACCTGCCGTTAGCTGACCCAGTGACGACATTTTTTCTTTCTCCACTAACTGAATCTGTGTTTCCTTTAAAACGGTTAGTGTATCTGTTAGCTGTGTATTGGCATTCTCTAATTCACTGGTACGTTCTTTTACTTTTTCTTCCAAAACCACGTTTTGCTCTCTGGTCATTTTTTCATTTAACAACGCAACTCTAACGGCTTCTTCTTTGGTTTCTTGTTCTTGAATTTTTAAAATATTGTATTTATCGGCCTGTGCTATACTTAACAATATAACTTGTACCGCACTACCATATAAAAGTATTTGTGATGTAAATATATTGTAAGGCAAAATACCTAAGTTGGTTAACACAAATAATATAATGGAAACAAATAATACTGACCATGAAATAAAGTAAAACATCGCCAACCGCGATTTTCTAATTACTAATTTAAGAGATATATACAGCATATAAATAGCAACTAAACCTTGTATTGGTTGCAAAAGTTCATACGCTAAATTGTATTTACCCATTATGCTTAATATGATAATTACAAAATATAAGGGATGAAAAAGTGTTAACCCTTTATTTACTTTTGGTAAAACTTCTTTTGTTCTCAAAAATGCTTTTGCATATTCAATTCCGGTAATACTTACCAAACAGGTAAATAGGTAAATGCCATTCTTTGCCAGAAATACGTTTGAAGGCCAAATAAATAATGTTGAATAACCTTGAAAACTAGCTTGGGTTAACAAAATAAATATGGTATGTAACAAATACCATATATAGCTTTTTTTATCGTCAGTTATGGTTACTGTAAGGAACAGATTATAAAAAAACAGGGCTAAAATAATTCCAACGTAAAACCCGAAAATGATAAATTTTAATAACCAAACACTACCATACTCTTCCTCACTCCGTAAATAAAGGGGTACAAATAATTGGCCTGAATTGTTTATTTTAAAATAATATGTTTTACTGTTATTTTTATCTATAGCCAGATTATAAACAAAAGCCGGAACTTGTTTAGCAGTAAAAAACTGACTTAAACTTCCTCTGCTTTCCGTAATTTGGTTTAAACTTCCATTGTTTTCTTCAAATAATATTACCTCATCTATATTTAGTTGATCAATTGAAAGCTTAAAATTATTTATATCTGATTTATTTTCCAGTTTAAATCGTAACCAAATGGTGGTTTCTGTTATTTTAAAATTGAGAAAATCTTTGTCTGATTTAATAAAACCCTGCTTTAAATTTATAGTTGATACGTTTTCAGCGTGAAGAGAATCTGCATAAAATTCTGTTTTATCAGCTAAATTTATCTCATTCATGTTCGCATTATCAATAACTATAGTTTGCTGCGCACTGACATTTATAAAAAAAGCCAATAAAAAGATTAAAAATAAAAACTTTGTCTTACTTATTAGCATAAATGTTATGATTAATTATTTTTAGTTCAAGTTGTAAGTTAATGTCAAATACCATACTCTCACCAACATGTATTATATTTTGATTTGGTTTGCCTACCATTGAGTTAATATCATCTAAAAACTTGGGGTCGGCTGATGATAAGTCTGATAAATTTTCGATTTTTAATGCGGTAGCTACCAAATCAAGTTTAGGGTAATTAAAGGTTCCATTTTTACCTATTTTATCTTCAATTTCGAAACCGGCCATTTGACACATTTTAACAGTGTAGGGGGCGCATAATACAAATAAAGATTTTAATGCTAATTGTCGGGCTAAAGAAACACCCACTTTTGTTAATATCTGGCTTAATCCTCTTCCTGCAATATACTTCGAATTCCAAAGTCCGCATAACTCACCGGTACCATAACTTTTATATTCATTCACCAAGTTTAGTACGCGTTCGTCAACCACTTTTATCGCATCTTCTAAAGGAAGCGGAGCATAATCATTGGCTATATGTATTCTTTCTCCTCCAAATATCGTTTTTCCATCTTCACTCTCAATAATAACAACATAAACACCCGGATTGTAAAACCATGATTTATTAGATGTCGTCACCTTTGTAATGCCATAATCCAGCAAAACATTTTTATGACCTTCGGCAAAAAGTTCACATGTTGCCTCATCGTCAATTGCTCTAAACGCTCTAATTCTTAGCATATATTTTTTTTATTACATATGGTAATAAAATTGTTTTTCTATGGGTTTCCTTAATGACCGTGCAGTAGGCTCTCCTGCAATATGCAACTTAAACATAAAAATAGCAGTTTCCTTACTATTTAATTGCCACAAGGCCTTAAATTCTTCATACATTTTGAGCATTAAGGCTTTAGAATGCTTATTAAATGTACTTTCATTTTCATTAGCTAATCGTGCAAACATAAACAAAGAAGCTGAAATTGGCTGAAAACAAAGGCCTGATTGATTGGCTTTAATCCATATACGTTGTAAGGCTGAGCCTCCGTTTATGTATGACATAGCCTCATCTGACGAAGCAGTGATTAAACCAATAGCCGATGAATTAATAACGCCCTTTGCCGATATTTTTTTAAAACCTGTACCCATGTTCCAGTTGCGTAAATAGGCAATGGCTTTTTCATCAGATGCTAAAAGTAAACCTGCTCTATCGCTGGCACTTGATTCCATTGTTTCTATATCAACACCATCAGCGGTGCTTTCTGTTTGCTCTTTATTCCAGCGTAATTCTTTTACAAAAAGATCGTAATGCCCTTGCGGATGCAATACCCTTAACATATCTGTTGTGGTTATAATTTCAGCCGCTTTTGTTAAATCATTCGTATCGCTTATCCACTTTAAACTTATTTCATTTAAAGAGGCAATTTCTTTGTTTAATGCTTCAAGCGTATCTGAACTTAAAGCTTGTTTGGCTTCTACTTTTCTATTCGTACCTCTTACAAAAAGGGATGGTAATAAATCATCTTTAGGGGTATTACTTTTTTCAAACTGTATAGCTGCTATTAAGTTATTGGTACTGTTTGGAACAAACGTTTTAACAATAGGTTTTAGACCATTTTCGCTTGCTTTTATTTTTAAGTTCTCCATAGCTGCACCAAAACCAATATAACTACCTAAATGCTTATAATCTAAAAAGGAATAAGAGGCTGATACTTCGTGGTATAAATACAGCGTACTGTTTTTCCATATCCATTTCCAGGGTTGCATATTGCCTCCGCTCGGTGCATGGCAGGCAGCTTCTACCATTGGTTTTAAAATAGCTAAGCTAACATCTTCCTTATGCTCTGTTAATGTTACTTCCGGATGTTGCAGGTTGGCAAAATAATCCAAGCCATTTTCCTTCGGTTCATCAATAGGATTATATGTATCTGTGTTACCAATTGGTTTTTCATCGGCAATCAACTCTTCCAAATCAATATAAAACCTACCTGATGCATGTAACTGATTGAGTAAAATTCTTCTGGCTACATCCGTTCCTAAAGCACCGCCCAATGCTACTGAGGAAGCTAATTGTGGCCAGGTAGTAATAGTTTGCTCTACCTCCAACATACTTGCTTTTAAACGCGTTGAAATAGTATCTGCGCCAACCATAGGCAATATATAAGGTATTTTTTGCTCGTTGGTTAAACCGGCTATTTTTTTGGGGTCTAAATCGCCAACAAGTCCATGTAATATAGGTCTGTCAGGTTCTAAATCAAACCTTTCTATATCCATCATTCCCCTATCGCTTGTATCCATTATTACGGGTATACCCAGTTCGCGTGCTTTGTACCTGCATTGAATCTTAATATCTAACCCATCGCACTCATCCACCAATAAATCAAGTTTGCCTCCTTCGTTAAAAAAGGTATCCATATTATCATGGGTTAAACCCTCCGGAAAACAAACTACTTTTAAAAATGGATCCATCTCCGCAATCTCACGCGCAGCCATGGTTACTTTAGAAATTCCTAAATTATGTACACCTGACCTAATTCTGTTCAAATTGCTTAATTCTAGCAAATCAAAATCGGCTAAGCGCAATTCGCCAAAAGTTCTTTCCATAGCCATGGTTAACGCTATGCTTTGGCCAACTGACAAGCCTATTACACCAATTTTCTTTAACGATAAAACTTCACGCTCCTCCGGGGTAATTTTATATTGATTTCTGTTTGTTCTAACTAAAATAAACTCTTCTTCTCCCAATAAATGCACCAATCTGTTGCTCCAGCTATAATAAACCCAAACGCCATAATCTGTTAATGGAATACCCTGTAAATGCTGATTAATCAGGGCTTCATATTCATCGTCTTTTAATTTAACTTTAGGGTGTTTTGATTTAATTAATTCGCGTAATTGGCTGTATATCTCGTCAAAAATGGTAGGTTTTTTTTCAGTAATTAATCTTTGTAGTTCCCCTGCTTCACTGGAATTAAGCTTATTAAATATTTGTGCGTTCAATTGAAGGTGCTCCATATTTTAAAATATCAAATTAAAATGATTATTGGTAATTATTTTAATTTATTTTTGTGTAATTTTGTTCGAAAATAGTTTTACAAGTCACTGTTAAAACAAATACTTTTGAACACTGTTAAATAAATAATTATGGAAACATCTGATATAAACGAGAAAATTAAAGTTCTTTATTTGGATGATGAAGAATTCAATCTTCATGCTTTTAAAGCAACATTCCGCTTTAAATATCAAGTATTTGTTACCACAAAAGCACTTGATGCATTGCAATTAATAGAAGAAGAAGGCATTTTCATCGTCATTTCAGATCAAAGAATGCCGGAAATTACCGGTGTTGAGTTCTTAAAAATGGTAGTAGGGAAGTTTCCAAACACAAAACGTATTATGCTTACCGGTTATAGCGACCACAGCGATACTGTTAATGCTATTAACGATGGTAAAATATGCCAGTATGTAACCAAACCCTGGAATGAAGAAGGATTGGATGCTATTATACAGGCTTCGTGCAAACAGTATTTTGAAGAGGAAGAGATAAGAGCAAAAGCTGACCAGTTAGAAGATGTAAGTAAAGAACGCGATCAATACAAAATAGAGAGCGATCAAATAGAATTTATGCTTCGTCAGAAACTATTGGAATAAAACAACAATTGCATATACAAAAAAGGCTGCTTAGTTAAAACTAAGCAGCCTTTTTTAATTAACTAAAATGTACTTATTAATGTATTACACTCATTGTTTTGGTTTGCTTTACTGAACCATCAATTACTATGGCATAATAA
The nucleotide sequence above comes from Bacteroidota bacterium. Encoded proteins:
- a CDS encoding 7TM diverse intracellular signaling domain-containing protein, which produces MNEINLADKTEFYADSLHAENVSTINLKQGFIKSDKDFLNFKITETTIWLRFKLENKSDINNFKLSIDQLNIDEVILFEENNGSLNQITESRGSLSQFFTAKQVPAFVYNLAIDKNNSKTYYFKINNSGQLFVPLYLRSEEEYGSVWLLKFIIFGFYVGIILALFFYNLFLTVTITDDKKSYIWYLLHTIFILLTQASFQGYSTLFIWPSNVFLAKNGIYLFTCLVSITGIEYAKAFLRTKEVLPKVNKGLTLFHPLYFVIIILSIMGKYNLAYELLQPIQGLVAIYMLYISLKLVIRKSRLAMFYFISWSVLFVSIILFVLTNLGILPYNIFTSQILLYGSAVQVILLSIAQADKYNILKIQEQETKEEAVRVALLNEKMTREQNVVLEEKVKERTSELENANTQLTDTLTVLKETQIQLVEKEKMSSLGQLTAGIAHEINNPINFVSSNINPLKRDVKMLVELMDNVEGVVKSEITQEEKVKSINKLKANVEYDYLKTEIDFLLKGIGEGASRTAEIVKGLKVFSRSDEFETKFADVHEGINSTLVLVNNQLGGKIKIEKYYNAPTGVIEHYPGKLNQVFMNLFSNSIYAITKKWGEKLGGLITVETKVEGDKFIMTIKDNGIGMDTETVNKMFDPFFTTKEVGEGTGLGMSIVYKTIEMHEGKITVSSVVGEGTEFTIAIPNRLNR
- a CDS encoding Rv1355c family protein, whose amino-acid sequence is MEHLQLNAQIFNKLNSSEAGELQRLITEKKPTIFDEIYSQLRELIKSKHPKVKLKDDEYEALINQHLQGIPLTDYGVWVYYSWSNRLVHLLGEEEFILVRTNRNQYKITPEEREVLSLKKIGVIGLSVGQSIALTMAMERTFGELRLADFDLLELSNLNRIRSGVHNLGISKVTMAAREIAEMDPFLKVVCFPEGLTHDNMDTFFNEGGKLDLLVDECDGLDIKIQCRYKARELGIPVIMDTSDRGMMDIERFDLEPDRPILHGLVGDLDPKKIAGLTNEQKIPYILPMVGADTISTRLKASMLEVEQTITTWPQLASSVALGGALGTDVARRILLNQLHASGRFYIDLEELIADEKPIGNTDTYNPIDEPKENGLDYFANLQHPEVTLTEHKEDVSLAILKPMVEAACHAPSGGNMQPWKWIWKNSTLYLYHEVSASYSFLDYKHLGSYIGFGAAMENLKIKASENGLKPIVKTFVPNSTNNLIAAIQFEKSNTPKDDLLPSLFVRGTNRKVEAKQALSSDTLEALNKEIASLNEISLKWISDTNDLTKAAEIITTTDMLRVLHPQGHYDLFVKELRWNKEQTESTADGVDIETMESSASDRAGLLLASDEKAIAYLRNWNMGTGFKKISAKGVINSSAIGLITASSDEAMSYINGGSALQRIWIKANQSGLCFQPISASLFMFARLANENESTFNKHSKALMLKMYEEFKALWQLNSKETAIFMFKLHIAGEPTARSLRKPIEKQFYYHM
- a CDS encoding response regulator, with protein sequence METSDINEKIKVLYLDDEEFNLHAFKATFRFKYQVFVTTKALDALQLIEEEGIFIVISDQRMPEITGVEFLKMVVGKFPNTKRIMLTGYSDHSDTVNAINDGKICQYVTKPWNEEGLDAIIQASCKQYFEEEEIRAKADQLEDVSKERDQYKIESDQIEFMLRQKLLE